CAGCTCAAACAAGCGATCGTCGCCCTTGGTGGGCGCATTGTCATGCGCGACACGTTGGACGAGGCGCTTGCAGCCATCTTCGGCACGCGCGTCACCAATCCCAACACTGCCGATCTCGAGCGCGAACGCGCCACAGCGGCGCTTCCTCCCCGCACCCGCGATTTGGTTCGCGACGCGCGTGCGACCTACGATCGTGCCCAAACGGCGCTCCGCACCGGCAATTGGACAGAATACGGTCGTGCAATCGACGAGTTGGGCTCGACTTTGGAGGAGCTAGAGCGTGCCACAGCTAACGGTCCTGCCAAATAGTTCGCAATTGGTTACCTCAGATTCTTGGTAACGTCAGTGACGCATTCTCATTGCACTACTAGATCGAAACATTCGAGAACTAGTAGCGATATGGGTTTGACGAAGATTTTTGAGAGCCGATTTAAAGCCTATTTCTGACTGCTGTTCCCAGCAATCGACCATATATGCATCTCTGCATTTGCCTACTCTTTTATATTCGCTAGGACGAGAGAGCGTGCGGCTGGCAACTGCCACCAAGGTAAGTGGGGGTAGCGGTGGTGCTCTTCGTGATAGGTGAAATGGAAGCAAGCCAGGAGCGAGATCGGTGGCGACCAAGCATAAGTAAGGGTGCGGCTGGCGTTCTGGTACCCACCATCCGGATAGCGGTGTGGCAGGTAGGTGCCGAAGAAAAAGAGCTGGAGCGAACTCAGTAGCGACGGCACCACCCAAAACAATATCAAGTTTGCCTGCGAAATGTTCAAGCCGTAAGCGAGGAAGTTATAAATCAACGTCAAACCGACCAGCTGCGACCAGCTCCAGTAACCGCCCATGAAACGCAGATACCAGATAAATAAGTTGCGTCCCGGTGCCCGGAAATCGGGGTCGCGATCGCTGGCTGGATAGCGATGGTGCTGCCAGTGCTTTTTACGCAGTTTGCGGTAATCGAAGAGGGCGTAACAGGTGACGGCAATCCGACCGATCGCATTATTGAGCCGCAGGTTGTAGGGACAGACGGCTGCATGCATGGCGTCGTGACCGGTGATGAATAAACCCGTGAACAAGATCGTTTGCCACAGCATCACCGGAATGCACCATAGGCGCAAAACTCCAACATCGACGAGCATCAAGGCAGTGCTACTTGCCAGCCAGACTCCGAGGATCGCCAGCGCTACATACAAACCGCCTCCCAGTTCTAGTTCGATGAAATCATCCTCGCAGGTAGGCGGAATTGGCGATCGCGTTTGAGTCACGGTTACGGTCTCCTTAAATTGCAGTAGTGGCTGACGCGAGGGACCATTGCTAAACCTACTGGCGTCGAACCAGCAGGCAACCGGTCATATGTAAAGTTTTGTAAAACTGCAGCTACGTTTGATTGTACGCAAAGGCTCGAGAAACGGCTCTAACTCTAGGCAGAGCAAGCACGGCCTCCGGTTCACTCGTCCGCGGGAGATTGCGTCCCGACCAGGTAAATTGCTCCTGAGAACAGCGTCAGTATGACGGACGCTCCAAACATAACGGTGGCGACGCGCGCCCAAGCTGGTGGCGCCGGCGCGAGCAGCAGTGCAACGGCAGCAATCTGAACCACAGTTTTGAGCTTGCCCCAAAAGTTTGCACCGGGTACCGCAGTCATGGTGGGAGAGACGCGCCAGCCGGCAACGATCAGTTCCCGTGCCAACAGCAGGAAGACAGCCCAAGCCGGAATACGCTGCCACTGCACGCAAATTAACAGCGGTGCAAGAACAAGAAGTTTATCGACCAAGGGGTCGAGGAATTTGCCGAGTTCTGTGATTTGGTCGAACCGGCGAGCGATGTAGCCATCGAGCCAGTCGGTCCCCGCTGCCAGCAGGAAGACACTCAAGGCCAGCCACCGCGATTGCGCGGTCGGCTCCTGCAACCAAACGAACAGCAGTGGAATCGCCAGCAAACGCGACAGCGTCACCCACGTTGCCAGGGTCACGGGCTTACCTCACCAACCAGATCGCCGCCATCCTATCGCGTTGTGGCAGCGATGCCGAACGCACCGCTGCCGATCGCTCAGCCGCCGATTTGCGACATCGTACGCGCGTAGATACCGGTTGAGGTGCCGCTGTCGCGCAGCTTGAAGTTGATTTCGCCTTTTTGCTGCAGAAACTGTTGGACGCGATCGCGTAAATCTGCTGTTGTCACGCCCGCGCGCAGCAGCGCGCGCAGGTTCACTTGACCGGTTTCGTTGAGCAAGCACGGTCGCAGCCAGCCATCTGCCGAGAGCCGCACGCGATTGCAGCGATCGCAGAAGCATTCGGACATTTGCGAGATAAAACCTAGGGTGCCGCGCGCGCCGGGAATCTGAAATACGTCGGCTGGACCGTTTCCGCGTAGGGTTGCTGCCACCAATCCCCAACGAGCGCGAATTCGTGCTCGCAATTCCTCCGAGGGCACCCAGGCGCGATCGCCAAACAACTCGGGATTGCCGATGGGCATGAATTCGATAAAACGCACGTGCCAGTTGCGCTCCAAGGTGAGCGCTGCGAGGTCTAGCACTTCATCGTCGTTGATGCCGGGAACCACCACGACATTTAGCTTTAATGGGTCGAAACCGACACGGTGCGCTGCGAGAATTCCATCCCACACTTGTTGCCAGCGATCGCGCCGCCCGACGATCTGGGCGAAGGTATCGGGGTCGAGGGAATCGAGGCTGATATTGATGCGTCGCAGTCCGGCATCGTAAAGCGCCTGGGCCTTGCCGGCCAGCAGATAGGCATTGGTGGTGAGCGATAAATCTTCAGTTTGTGGCAATGCTGCCAGTACGCCAACTACGTCTACTACGTCGGCTCGTAGCAGTGGTTCGCCACCAGTCAGCCGGAATTTGGTAAATCCCAGCGGCGCGAACACCGCTCGGACGAGCAACGCGATTTCCGCACAGGTCAGCCACTCTTGCCGGCGAGAGAAGTCCAGCTCCATGCCTGCGGGCATGCAATAACTACAGCGAAAATTACAGCGATCGAGCAAGCTGATGCGAAGGTAGTCGATGCGATTCATAGAGCGGTGCACGATCGCTTCAGGACTGGGGTTTCAAATGGTTCCACTTTAAGCAAAATTACCGATTTTGCGGCGATCGTGGTTTGACAATGTGCCGGTATGCCGGTGAGGCTCTCGATTTTCCATTGGGTTATCAGTCCCAGTTGCCCTCGAGCGGACAATAGAACCCATTCCCAAAGTCATTGCATTAACCAACAATATTTGGCGAAGGCTGGTGTAGCAGATGTAAATCAGCATTTGGGCGAATGGTAATTGCCTGAACTTTTCGAGAGCACCCATCATCGCGGCCGGGCGGTCGGGTTTGCAGCCACCGTCTTCGTCAGGAGTATAGATGGAGTAGTCAACCACCCAAAACTGACCTCTGTCGGGATTGACATCGAGGCAGCTGACTAAACCAATACCCCTAATGTCTCCGCGAGAATTACCGCTGAAATGACTGCGCGTGAGTTCGATGGCGCAGGGGAGGCACCTGTCGCGGACCCTGTCCTCAAAAACGATGCCGCCGTCGGTCTGCTCTTAAGCCTCGCTTCAATTCTTTAATGCGGTGTTCGGAATCTGCGCCTCGTTGCACGTAGAGTTGGTCGTATACCGCTGCGGCATCCCACCTTAAATTGGTTACTAGAAAGCGGGGGGTGTCAAGTTTTTTGTGTAAGCAAGTAGACCTCAGTCGGTGAAGCACTCGGGATGCTGGATGGCAAATCGCGCTAGCGCCGCCTTCCAGTTCGCCAGTGGCATCGTCCATTTCTCGGAAATCTTCTCCAGCGCTAGGTAGAGCAACTTGAAGACCGCTGCCTCTGACGGAAATGACCCCTTGGTCTTCAATACCTTCCGCAACGAGTCGTTCAGCGATTCAATCGCGTTGGTCGTGTAAATCACTC
Above is a genomic segment from Rubidibacter lacunae KORDI 51-2 containing:
- the moaA gene encoding GTP 3',8-cyclase MoaA; its protein translation is MNRIDYLRISLLDRCNFRCSYCMPAGMELDFSRRQEWLTCAEIALLVRAVFAPLGFTKFRLTGGEPLLRADVVDVVGVLAALPQTEDLSLTTNAYLLAGKAQALYDAGLRRINISLDSLDPDTFAQIVGRRDRWQQVWDGILAAHRVGFDPLKLNVVVVPGINDDEVLDLAALTLERNWHVRFIEFMPIGNPELFGDRAWVPSEELRARIRARWGLVAATLRGNGPADVFQIPGARGTLGFISQMSECFCDRCNRVRLSADGWLRPCLLNETGQVNLRALLRAGVTTADLRDRVQQFLQQKGEINFKLRDSGTSTGIYARTMSQIGG
- a CDS encoding fatty acid desaturase, whose protein sequence is MTQTRSPIPPTCEDDFIELELGGGLYVALAILGVWLASSTALMLVDVGVLRLWCIPVMLWQTILFTGLFITGHDAMHAAVCPYNLRLNNAIGRIAVTCYALFDYRKLRKKHWQHHRYPASDRDPDFRAPGRNLFIWYLRFMGGYWSWSQLVGLTLIYNFLAYGLNISQANLILFWVVPSLLSSLQLFFFGTYLPHRYPDGGYQNASRTLTYAWSPPISLLACFHFTYHEEHHRYPHLPWWQLPAARSLVLANIKE
- the pgsA gene encoding CDP-diacylglycerol--glycerol-3-phosphate 3-phosphatidyltransferase encodes the protein MTLATWVTLSRLLAIPLLFVWLQEPTAQSRWLALSVFLLAAGTDWLDGYIARRFDQITELGKFLDPLVDKLLVLAPLLICVQWQRIPAWAVFLLLARELIVAGWRVSPTMTAVPGANFWGKLKTVVQIAAVALLLAPAPPAWARVATVMFGASVILTLFSGAIYLVGTQSPADE